The Myxococcales bacterium genome has a window encoding:
- a CDS encoding GNAT family N-acetyltransferase encodes MSMEIQRLNPANFEDFLRLHQELSGFCPHGQIAAWADKDWARAASPCLLQEEFFDHGHYYGYLLFVDEKAVGWCQAAPERTPLADLLDSDGCSGQATWHLTCFHIRQDYLRLGIARFMIDEILVDLRERGIRRVEATRVLDSIQDSSNLWLTPEIFRAAGLPVKEEYALPLFIEEPDPEGD; translated from the coding sequence ATGAGCATGGAGATCCAACGATTAAACCCGGCCAACTTCGAGGATTTTCTCCGGTTGCACCAGGAACTGAGCGGCTTTTGCCCGCACGGCCAGATCGCGGCGTGGGCGGACAAGGACTGGGCGCGCGCGGCGAGCCCCTGTCTGTTGCAGGAGGAATTTTTCGATCACGGCCACTATTACGGCTACCTGCTGTTTGTGGACGAAAAGGCGGTCGGCTGGTGCCAGGCCGCGCCGGAGAGAACGCCGTTGGCCGATTTGTTGGACAGCGACGGATGTTCCGGGCAAGCCACCTGGCATCTGACCTGCTTCCACATCCGCCAGGATTACCTCCGGCTGGGAATCGCCCGGTTCATGATCGACGAGATTCTGGTCGATCTGCGTGAACGCGGCATCCGGCGCGTCGAGGCCACGCGGGTGCTCGATTCGATCCAGGATTCGAGTAACCTGTGGTTGACTCCGGAAATTTTTCGGGCCGCCGGATTGCCGGTGAAAGAAGAATACGCCCTGCCGCTGTTTATCGAGGAACCGGACCCCGAGGGTGATTGA
- a CDS encoding radical SAM protein, whose product MWHNSGMDTPEKHTVEKRGQMLGPGTISKTLRPYIVALRSRIPDRWMRDYVYGPLSGQARRRYRDLWPFALPATVSIETRTICNGRCAFCAVSVDNHAREDRAMPWAVFARLIEELTAVHYAGRVAFFVNNEPLLDKGLEEKIAYARERLPLAFFQVSTNGIILTPERANSLFDAGLDDLTVNDYLDNRPVRGNIEETFRSLSPERRRRFIVYLREREVQLFNRAGSAPNRGALDRPMRAFCQMPFSQINIVHDGTVSLCCQDVLVQVPIGNAYESGIWNVWFSERYREIRRRLMAKDRGCTELCRACDYRGFKALYGVWWPLNRLFRVLK is encoded by the coding sequence TTGTGGCACAACAGCGGCATGGATACACCCGAGAAACACACCGTGGAAAAGCGGGGGCAGATGCTCGGCCCCGGAACGATTTCCAAAACCCTGCGCCCCTATATCGTCGCTTTGCGATCGCGCATCCCCGACCGCTGGATGCGCGATTACGTTTACGGGCCGCTCTCCGGCCAGGCGCGGCGGCGCTATCGCGATCTCTGGCCGTTCGCCTTGCCGGCCACGGTCAGCATCGAGACACGCACCATCTGCAATGGTCGCTGCGCCTTCTGCGCGGTCAGTGTCGACAACCACGCCCGCGAGGATCGCGCCATGCCCTGGGCGGTATTCGCCCGCCTGATCGAGGAACTGACGGCCGTTCACTATGCGGGGCGCGTCGCGTTTTTCGTCAACAACGAACCCCTGCTCGACAAAGGCCTCGAGGAGAAAATCGCCTACGCCCGCGAACGGTTGCCGCTAGCCTTCTTCCAGGTTTCGACCAACGGCATCATCCTCACCCCCGAGCGAGCCAATTCGCTGTTCGACGCCGGTCTGGACGACCTGACCGTCAACGATTACCTCGACAACCGGCCGGTGCGCGGCAATATCGAGGAAACGTTCCGCTCGCTGTCGCCCGAACGACGACGCCGGTTCATCGTCTATTTGCGCGAACGCGAAGTGCAGCTTTTCAACCGGGCCGGTTCGGCGCCGAATCGCGGGGCGCTCGACCGTCCGATGCGCGCGTTCTGCCAGATGCCGTTTTCGCAGATCAATATCGTTCACGACGGCACGGTCTCGCTCTGCTGCCAGGACGTGCTGGTCCAGGTGCCGATCGGCAACGCCTACGAGTCGGGAATCTGGAACGTCTGGTTCTCCGAACGTTACCGGGAAATCCGCCGCCGCTTGATGGCCAAAGACCGCGGCTGCACCGAATTGTGCCGCGCCTGCGACTATCGCGGCTTCAAAGCGCTTTACGGCGTCTGGTGGCCGCTGAATCGTTTGTTCCGGGTGCTGAAGTAG
- the hemW gene encoding radical SAM family heme chaperone HemW, which produces MKASISGLYIHIPFCPAKCGYCAFNSQPLPDEATLDRYLTALETELVRQQNFLAGARLKTIYFGGGTPSLAEPKRLRRILDHVFRLIDPRSRPEEITLESNPVTLQADRLKGFRQAGINRLTIGVQSFDLAALTFMECAYRSPIATQGFETARQAGFDNIGLDFIVGLPQPHDEVYRADLKQATELAPNHLSVYLLTVDEPSHLFERVKRGEIVPLGDDRQAEIFLDCHDILSRAGYDHYEVSSYARPGFRSRHNSLYWTGEYYLGLGAGAHSYLEIEGRPVRRANVTNADRYMDLMARDQEPLDFTETLTPAIMARERIMLALRTKEGLAPADFGSLEDRLILSLTPHARDGLIAWDGRRFRPTPAGMLIADGVAERLWDLIAD; this is translated from the coding sequence ATGAAAGCATCCATCTCGGGTTTGTATATTCATATTCCTTTTTGTCCGGCCAAATGCGGTTACTGCGCGTTCAATTCCCAACCGCTGCCCGATGAAGCGACCCTGGACCGCTACCTGACCGCGCTGGAAACCGAATTGGTCCGTCAGCAAAATTTTCTGGCCGGCGCGCGGCTGAAGACCATTTACTTCGGCGGCGGCACCCCTTCGCTGGCCGAGCCGAAACGCCTGCGAAGAATTCTGGATCACGTGTTCCGCCTGATCGACCCGCGCAGCCGTCCGGAAGAAATCACCCTGGAATCCAACCCCGTCACCCTGCAAGCCGATCGGCTCAAAGGATTTCGCCAGGCGGGAATCAACCGGCTGACGATCGGCGTGCAATCTTTCGACCTGGCGGCCCTGACGTTCATGGAATGCGCCTACCGCTCGCCGATCGCCACCCAGGGTTTCGAAACGGCGCGACAAGCCGGGTTCGACAATATCGGGTTGGATTTCATCGTCGGCCTGCCCCAACCGCACGACGAGGTGTACCGCGCGGATCTCAAGCAGGCCACCGAACTGGCGCCAAACCACCTCTCGGTCTACCTGCTGACCGTCGATGAACCGTCGCACCTTTTCGAGCGCGTCAAACGGGGTGAGATCGTGCCGCTCGGCGACGACCGGCAGGCCGAAATTTTTCTCGATTGCCACGACATTCTGAGTCGCGCCGGTTACGACCACTACGAGGTTTCCAGTTACGCCCGGCCGGGCTTCCGGTCCCGCCACAATAGCCTCTACTGGACGGGCGAATATTATCTCGGACTCGGCGCCGGTGCGCATTCCTACCTGGAAATCGAAGGGCGGCCGGTTCGCCGGGCCAACGTCACCAACGCCGACCGCTACATGGACCTGATGGCGCGGGATCAGGAGCCGCTGGACTTCACCGAGACGCTGACCCCGGCGATCATGGCGCGGGAACGGATCATGCTGGCGCTGCGCACCAAGGAAGGCCTGGCACCGGCGGATTTCGGCTCGCTCGAGGACCGGTTGATCCTCAGCCTGACGCCGCACGCCCGCGACGGGCTCATCGCCTGGGACGGCCGCCGGTTCCGGCCGACGCCCGCGGGCATGCTGATCGCCGACGGCGTCGCCGAACGGTTATGGGATCTGATCGCCGATTAG